The genomic stretch ttttcccaaaATTTATCGAGCAACGAAAACTGTACccgtagttcaaatccggtcagtttccaacggattcggcgggagaCCGCAGGATGCCGCAGGGATTTCCAGATGGTTAGCGCGCGCATATGGTATATGATAGATGGTGCGTAGGCGGTCTTCTACCACTGCACGGAGGTCTAGCGCTATTATCTAACTTGTTCCTTGTAGCTGCTTCACCCGTCTCCTACTCATTTCCATCAAAGTTTTGGACATATGAATTATTCTGACAAATTTCATTATTcagatatgcatgattttgatatAAACGGATTGAGGATGTTTTCTTGAAATTTTTGATACCTTAtatgcatttttctgacatcgtaTGAATTAgttattagttatgatttttataattttgtacaaatttaaaaaaagagctacgccgagggtagccgtcggcgtagaggcaAGAAAAAATGCgaggaggctatgccgagggctgccatcGGCGTAGCCCTGCCTTACGCCGAGGGCttttatatgccgagggtggccgtaggCGTAGCATGGCCTACGCCGAGGGCGCCGCTATGCCGACGGCTCACGCCGCGGGCTGGCTTGGCCGGGGTCTACACCGAcagccccgacttttggccgtcggcgtagaggatgGCCGTCGGCATCTtgagccattcctgtagtgcatagctgcatgcatgcatgtacatATGAATATGTGTGTGTGCTTCCTACGTTGCTTCTTAGCCAGGTCCTGTTATCTTTCTAGGTAGCTATGCTTAGACTTATTATACTTGATTCAACTTGGAAAATATATTACGTGGACGTAGTTAAAAAAATCCGATCACTAACTTGAGAACTCACTGTTGGCAAAATGTAACCGGCGACGTAGTTAAAAAAATCTAACATATTTCGTGGAGTTGTGGAAATGGTAGGAAAAATAGTGTATTTATTGGTAGGTTGACAGAGAAATTAGCTTACTTAGCTAGCAGATTACTCTGCCGATTCATCGTATGTCATGGTAGTTCAGTGCACCGATTCAAGAGCGAGCACTTTTTTTCAACTGTTTGCTGGTTGTACAATAATGGTTCAAATGACTAGGCTTGGAGTTATTATACTTGATTCAACTCGAAAAAAATATTATCTTGAAATACCTACTAAGACAATTTCAACAGTTGAAAAGTTCCACCCTAGCAGAAACTGGAGACCTCATCTTTGAGAAAATATAACAGGAGACGTAgttaaaaaaaatccaacattTTTGGTGGAATGGTTGAAATGGTAGGAAAAATAGTCTATTTATTGATACGTTGAGACCATCGTCTTTTCTCAAATTGAAAAAGACGATTTGTTCTGATGAGTCTTCCCTAGTATCATGGATGGGCTCGGCAGGGACCAAAGAAAAATAAGCATGCACACATATGGATACGTGCATAGGTTTGATTGTGCAAACTGCAAAATAAATGTATTTATTTTTTCAACTGTTTTCTATTTATACAACAATAGCTCAAGTGGCATGTTGTCATCACAAGGCATCAATGTTATCACCCTGAGCTCGAAGATCAGGTAGAGTCGACGAAAGAAGAGAGAGTGCAAGAGCCTATATTGTACTTGGGGAAGAAGATGCATTTGGTTTAATATTTAATTTTAGTTAATTTTTGTCTTGTTCATAAGCCAAGTTAGTAATGTACTCTTTCAGCTGTTATATCGATCTACCTTTTTGTTGGGTTTCCTCCATGCCAAATAAGTTAGAAATACACGTGTCCAGTCTTAGATGCAATCCCAATAACAAGTTGAAATAAAAACAATTACAAACCAAGCCACAAGTTATAGGGAAAATACAAAAACAATCAAATCCCAAAACCATATAAGAGTGAAAGGGACAAGGGATTCAACCCGCTGATCACATCATCGGCTGACCGTAGGAGTGTCCCTTAGTTATTTATTTATGCGGCACACCGCTAGCGTACATGCATGCGTAGCACATGCATGCTATGTATGTAGCTTAATATGGAGTCTGCCCCACCACGTTACCCGGCGGGCTGTAGTCGCATATGATATACACGCCAGCATTGCCATCGCAGACGACACCTTGGCAGCCTATGGCCTTTGTGTCCCTCCACACCACCTGCTTGTATGCATCACACGACTGACCGGAAGGCGCAGAACAGGTGTTTGTGGCGTGGTCGTAGTACTGCTTCTGCGCCACCCACCAATTCACGGCATCCAACATATTCCATTCGGAACCGGTGCCCACGAAGACGTTCTCTCCGTATGGGTGGCCCAGTGGAGAGAATATAGGAAGGCAGTCGGCGCTGCGTTTCTGCGCGAACGCATCCGCGTACGTCGCCACCGTGTCATCCCACGTCAGCGGTGGCACACCGACGTTGGCGCGTAGCGTGTTGTGGGCGTCCAGGATTTCCTGCACCGTGTCCTGGGCGGTGACGATCATGGCGGACGCGGCAGCTAAGAGCAGCACTGCAGCTAGCTGCTTCGGTGAGTACTGCATCTGCGCCATGCCTTGCAACAAACTTAAGGAAATaagtatgtgtatgtgagtgtgaGGTGATGAGATAGGTTGCCACGGTGAGTTGTGTATTTATACTAGTGCACAAGCTAGCTTGACGGGTAGCTTCTATAAGAAGCTAAACTTGGAGTCATTATACTTGAGTCAAATAGAAAAAAGAATATCTCAACATACTAGGCAAAATCCAATGGTTCAAAACTTCAACCCAATAAGTAATTAGGAACCTCATGGTAAGGAAGAAGTAACCAGAGATATAGTTACAAAAATCCAACATGCACCGTGGAATTGTGCACACCGTGAAAAGAAATATACTgtatgattttattggcaagatgAGAATTGGCTTTGAGAAAGAAGATTAGTTTGCCAAATTATCATATGTAATGATAATATTAAAATCATTCAATTACTTGCTACTTCCACAAGAATTGCTCAAATGGCGTCATCAATATTTCATGACGAGGCTGGCCTGCCCAGCTGACCATAAACAAGTGTTAGAAGAAAAAGACTAGGGTTGCCTTAATTGCCTCGTGCCAACTGCGGTCAACTGTCCGTCAGTGCAGGGACAATTCAAAAGAAAATCTAAGCGGGGTTGGATGATCCGCCTTCGCAGCAACCAAACCCGGCCCGCTGATCCTCCCTACCTGCCTAGATTTCCTATTGCCTTTCCTGATCAAATCCCtcaacaaattaggttggattgTTGGAAATGGTAGGAAAAATAGTGTATTTATTGGTAGGTTGACACAAATTAGGTTACCTAGCAGATTGCTCTGCCAATTCATCGCATGTCATGGTAGTTCAGTGCACTGATTCAAGAGCAAGCACTTTTTTCAACTGTTTGCTTGTTGTACAATAATGGCTCAAATGACTAGGCTTGGAGGTATTATACTTGATTCAACTTGAAAAAAATATTATCTAGAAATACCTTCTAAGCAAATACCAACGGTTGAAAAGTTCCACCCTAGCAGAAACTGGAGACCTCATCTTTGAGAAAATATAACAGCAGAAGTActtaaaataaatccaacatatttGGTGGAATGGTTGAAATGGTAGGAAAAATAGTCTATTTATTGATAGGTTGAGATGATCGTCTTTTCTCAAATTGAAAAAGACGATTTGTTCTGATGAGTCTTCCCTAGTATAATGGATGGGCTCGGCAGGGACCAAAGAAAAACAAGCATGCACACATATGGATACGTGCGTAGGTTTGATTGTGCAAActgtaaaaaaaattatgttttcAACTGTTTGCTAATTATACAACAATAGCTCAAGTGGCATGTTGTCATCACGTGGCATCAATGTTATCACCCTGAGCTCGAAGATCAGGTCGAGTCGGCGGATGAAGAGAGAGGGGATGAGcctatacactagtagaaaaatgggcttCAATACCGGTTTCAGCAGAGGGCTTTTTGTACCGGTTATGCAACCGGTACAAATGAATCGGgacaaaagccccccccccctttggtaccggttccttacgaaccggtattaaaggggccTCCACATGGGCACCCAGGAGACcgcggggctggagacctttggtaccggtttgtaacaggagccggtaccaaaggttggctACCACGGCAGAGAAAGTGcataaatctctgccgcggcagagaattcagggtttagggttttactatGGGTTTAGGGGTATGAGACCGTTTCATCGTATGAGGATCGCGTCGATgcgccagaaacgcgtttgggtttaggtagtacatgaagatacactagtggaaaacagggcttccgtgggagccttttgtcgcgggcgcgcctgcacccgcgacaaatggcctggccacgtcgccccgaaaccatgtggagcgcgcggaggcttttgtcgcggccttttgtcgcgggccgtattacgacccgcgacaaaaggggtaggagcgacgtggccaccccttttgtcgcgggtcgtaatacggcccgcgacaaaatgtccccgccctatatatagaagcagccagccacccccccacctcattttttccttggtggtgaaggtggaggtgtatgctagctcattttttctacatgtgcacaagaggtgtttgatggaatgcttgtgagagggatgccacttggtttatttgataagatttctcctctttttgatccaaaaaggttagcaactattttcttgactatatatatatgcatagtccgtacaatactaattttagcaaggtgattgcatctgatacatatataattgtgcttatgatgcagatgagtcatccatggatgtacggtaaccgatgtgctcccgctttcagagagggcgtgaattctttcttgcttgtggccgaggccaacaagtcgaagcaaggttttatgtgctgtccatgtctaaaatgtaagaacgagaaggattactcttgctcaagagatattaagagccacctgcttcggtttgggttcatgtccagttataatgtttggaccaagcactggagaagaaggggttatgatggaagacggcgatgaggaagaagataatgatgagaagtattatcgatctatgttctctgaatgctttgataccgcaatggacgacaatgaagaagaaggaggtgaagaacgggcatcggatgatcccgttgatgatgatcttcgtcgggccatttctgatgcaagaagagatcgtgacacggataaggagaggttgcggctcgacaagatgttagaggaccaccacaaattgttgtacccaggttgtgaagatgggcatagaaagctgggtagcatattggaattgctgaaatggaaggcagaggtcggtgtgactgactcgggatttgagaaattgatgataatattaaagaagtctgtttccaagaaataatgaattgcccgtcaagacatatgaagcaaagaagcttgtccgccctctaggattagatgtgcgtaagatacatgcatgcattaatgactcgtatcctctaccgcggtgagaagtacgagaatttgaataaatgcccgatatgtggtgcattgcggtataagatcggaaaagatgaccccggtgatgttgagggcgagccacccagaagagggttctcgcgaaggtgatgtggtatgctccaataataccacggttgaaacgtttgttcgaaaacaaagagcatgccaagttgttgcgatggcacatggaagaacgtaagaaagacgcgatgttgaggcaccccgccgatggtcggcagtggagaaacatcgggagagagtttccggattttgcgagtgaggcaaggaacttatactttggtctaagtacagatggcatgaatccttttggggagcagagctgcagtcacaagactctggcccgtgactctatgtatctacaaccttcctccttggttgtgcatgaagcggaagttcattatgatgccggtgcttatccaaggcccaaagcaaccgggcaacgacattgatgtgtacctaaggccattagtcgatgaacttttggagttgtgggccaaaccaggtgtacgtgtgtgggatgagcacacggagcaagaatttgacctacgagcgttgctattcgtaaccatcaatgattggcctcgctctcggCAACATTTCGTGACagtacgaacaaaggatacaatgcatgcacacactgtttagatgagactgaaagtaaatatttgggaaaaagcggaaaagttgtgtacccgttcaatcgtcgtttccttccgcgcaagcatcccttaaggaaaaaaggcaagcatttcgatggcgaggcggaccgccgtccgaagcccgtccccgtagtggtgctgatatatttgacatggtcaaggatttaaatgttatctttggaaagggtccaggcagtcgacctgttccgaaagacgatgacggacacgcgcccatgtggaagaagaaatctattttccgggagctagaatattggaaagtcccggaagtccgctctgcaatcgacgtgatgcacctgaccaagaatctttgtgtgaatattctaggttttctgggcgtgtatggaaagacaaaagatacaacagaagcacgggaggaccaggaacttcataaaggacgaaacggcaatcatccagggcagtttgtagggcctcgccacctatgctcttaccaaacaagagaaggagatcttttttgaagccctattcgagtatcaaggttccgtctggtttctcgtcgaatataaaggggatagtaaatatgaaggagaaaaaattccggaacccgaagtcccatgactgtcacgtgcttatgacacaattgcttccgattgcattgaggggacttctaccggaaaatgttcgactagccattgtgaagatatgtgcattcccgaacgcaatttctcgaaggtaatggatccgtaaactttgtcgggattacgggaagatgtggtccaatgtcttgtcagccttcgagttgttgttcccaccatccttcttcaatattatgacgcacctcctcgttcacctagttgaagagattagaattctcggtcccgtatttctacacaatatgttccccttcgagaggttcatgggagtcttaaagaaatatgttcataaccgagctaggccggaaggaagtatctcaaagggctacggaactcgaggaggtcattgagttttgtgttgactttcttcccgaccttaagccgattggtgttcccgaatctcggtatgaggggaggctgaccggaaaaggcacactaggaaggaaagcaacggtgtggagggacaagatttctttcaatcaagcgcactacacagttctatacaattccagcttggtggctccgtacatcgagaaacataagaatgttttacgagaaataaacccgggccagcccgagtccttgattacacgtcaacacatgaataccttcggcagttggttgcaaagacatctcattaatgacccatctgcggtggagcagctgtacttgttggccaggttaccatcttcaaacatatgtacattccaagggtacgagataaatgggaatacattttacacgatcgaccaagataagaagagcaccaaccaaaacagcggtgtccgcttcgatgcaacggacgagaatgggcagaccaccacatattatggatacatagaggagatatgggaacttgactatggtcccacttttaaggtccctttgtttcggtgcaaatgggtgaagctcagcgctatacatattgacgataagtacggtatgataacaagtggatcccaacaatcttgcgtactcggacgagccttttgtcctagccagcgaggtggctcaagttttctacgtgaaggacatgtctagcaaatcaagaaaaagaaatcaacaaaagaatacatcaatcgaggagccaaagcgccacatagttctttcggggaaaagaaacatcgtgggagtggatgacaagacagacatgtcgaagattataataagtttaaagaaattccgcccttcacggtgaaaattgacccaagcatcttgctaaatgatgaagattctccatggctacggcgtagaagatcacaacactagatggcgatgtaataatgtattcttcatatatagttcccaagacaatctctacatttatgtaa from Lolium rigidum isolate FL_2022 chromosome 4, APGP_CSIRO_Lrig_0.1, whole genome shotgun sequence encodes the following:
- the LOC124705915 gene encoding pathogenesis-related protein 1-like → MQYSPKQLAAVLLLAAASAMIVTAQDTVQEILDAHNTLRANVGVPPLTWDDTVATYADAFAQKRSADCLPIFSPLGHPYGENVFVGTGSEWNMLDAVNWWVAQKQYYDHATNTCSAPSGQSCDAYKQVVWRDTKAIGCQGVVCDGNAGVYIICDYSPPGNVVGQTPY